In a single window of the Pyramidobacter porci genome:
- a CDS encoding EF-Tu C-terminal domain-related protein — protein sequence GDNSTFEVDLIAPVAMNEGLRFAIREGGHTVGAGVVSQILE from the coding sequence CGGAGACAACAGCACCTTCGAAGTGGACCTGATCGCGCCCGTGGCGATGAACGAAGGACTTCGCTTCGCCATCCGCGAAGGCGGCCACACCGTCGGCGCCGGCGTCGTCTCTCAGATCCTCGAGTAA
- the rpsJ gene encoding 30S ribosomal protein S10: protein MSKKIRIRLKAFDHRVLDTSAAQIAETATRSGAKVAGPIPLPTEINKFCILTSPHVNKDAREHYEMRTHKRLIDILDPTQKTMEALMQLNLPSGVDIQIKL, encoded by the coding sequence GTGTCCAAAAAAATCAGAATTCGTCTCAAAGCGTTTGATCATCGCGTACTCGATACCTCTGCCGCCCAAATTGCTGAAACCGCAACGCGTAGCGGCGCCAAGGTCGCCGGTCCGATCCCGCTTCCTACGGAGATCAACAAGTTCTGCATCCTCACATCACCTCATGTCAATAAGGATGCTCGCGAGCACTATGAAATGAGAACCCACAAGCGTCTCATCGACATCCTCGATCCCACGCAGAAGACGATGGAAGCATTAATGCAGCTGAATCTTCCCTCTGGTGTCGATATCCAGATCAAGCTCTAG